From Onychostoma macrolepis isolate SWU-2019 chromosome 19, ASM1243209v1, whole genome shotgun sequence, a single genomic window includes:
- the lpcat1 gene encoding lysophosphatidylcholine acyltransferase 1 has translation MRFPNRKLHTAVDGEDAGVSAHFRNPFVHELGFTPLQKLKMAVMTVTLFPVRLLFAAFMMLLAWPFAFVATVGHSEDAVEPLSWWRWLVDLVLKAIMRAMWFSGGFHWVRVKGRPALPSEAPILTMAPHSSYFDAIPVTMTMASIVMKAESKDIPVWGTLIKFIRPVFVSRSDQDSRRKTVEEIKRRACSDGEWPQIMIFPEGTCTNRSCLIAFKPGAFIPGVPVQPVLLRYPNEMDTISWTWQGPGAFKILWLTLCQLHNSVEIEYLPTYTPSEEEKKDPALFANNVRRIMAKALGLPIIDYSFEDCQLAMAKGPLRLPRRTCFLEFARLVRCLGLKTGVTDEVLHEEASRARKLCGSRLDVEGFSQYLNHPVTEAVQDIFSLFEEHGKMDVREYVIGLSVVCRPFKYMETIKLAFRMFEAQEDGAVVEDELAVILKTALGIGDFAVCDLFRAIDCQDKGKITFDDFCRFLENCPDFVEQYHCLSEPIPQPSRESTSTSETQPSTNGFCADFSPRDPCTHSAAHSKKQD, from the exons ATGAGGTTCCCTAACAGAAAACTACACACGGCGGTGGATGGAGAAGACGCGGGCGTTTCTGCACACTTCAGAAATCCTTTCGTACACGAGTTGGGATTTACTCCTCTGCAGAAACTCAAG aTGGCAGTGATGACTGTGACGCTGTTCCCTGTCCGTCTGCTCTTTGCTGCGTTCATGATGTTGCTGGCCTGGCCCTTTGCATTCGTGGCTACTGTTGGCCATTCTGAGGATGCAGTTGAACCTCTATCCTGGTGGAGGTG GCTGGTAGATCTAGTCCTAAAGGCCATCATGAGAGCCATGTGGTTTTCTGGAGGGTTTCACTGGGTCCGTGTGAAGGGCCGGCCTGCGCTGCCCAGCGAGGCGCCCATTCTCACAATGGCCCCTCACTCATCCTACTTTGATGCCATCCCTGTCACCATGACCATGGCCTCTATAGTGATGAAGGCTGAGAGTAAAGACATTCCAGTCTGGGGCA CTCTTATCAAATTCATCCGGCCTGTGTTTGTGTCCCGCTCGGATCAGGACTCTCGGAGGAAGACCGTCGAGGAGATCAAACGCAGAGCATGTTCTGATGGCGAATGGCCTCAG ATCATGATATTCCCGGAGGGCACATGCACCAATAGATCCTGTCTCATCGCATTTAAACCCG GTGCGTTTATCCCTGGAGTTCCCGTGCAGCCTGTGCTGCTGCGGTATCCTAATGAGATG GATACAATCTCATGGACGTGGCAAGGGCCTGGAGC GTTTAAGATTCTATGGCTCACATTATGTCAGCTACATAACTCTGTAGAAATAGAG TATCTTCCTACATACACCCCGTCAGAGGAGGAGAAGAAGGATCCAGCCCTGTTCGCCAACAATGTGAGACGTATCATGGCCAA GGCGCTTGGGTTGCCCATTATCGATTACTCCTTTGAGGACTGCCAGCTTGCTATGGCCAAAGGGCCTCTGCGGTTGCCCAGACGCACCTGTTTTCTGGAGTTTGCCAGGCTGGTACGATGTTTAGG CCTGAAGACGGGGGTCACTGATGAAGTCCTGCATGAGGAAGCCTCTAGGGCCCGAAAACTTTGTGGAAGCAGACTGGACGTGGAGGGATTTTCTCAGTACCTCAACCATCCCGTGACGGAAGCAGTACAGGACATCTTCTCACTTTTTGAGGAG CACGGGAAGATGGATGTGAGAGAATATGTCATCGGCCTGTCTGTGGTCTGTAGACCTTTCAAATATATGGAGACCATTAAACTGGCATTCAGG ATGTTTGAAGCACAGGAGGATGGAGCAGTTGTAGAAGATGAGTTGGCTGTCATTCTGAAAACCGCTCTGGGGATTGGCGATTTTGCTGTTTGCGACCTTTTCAGGGCCATAGATTGTCAAGACAAAGGAAAGATCACATTTG ATGATTTTTGCCGGTTTCTGGAGAACTGTCCTGATTTCGTGGAGCAGTACCACTGTCTCAGTGAGCCGATCCCTCAACCCTCCAGAGAATCCACATCAACCTCAGAGACTCAGCCTTCAACTAATGGCTTCTGTGCTGACTTCAGCCCTCGAGATCCCTGCACTCACAGCGCTGCACACAGCAAGAAACAGGACTAA
- the nrsn1l gene encoding neurensin 1-like: MASCSEFCGSGHTVNSGCHVFGVRSYLHHFYEECTASMREQQEDVQSQRSPLRWSSSFWKVSLAVGVVLLSVGLVVMTVGYSIPTRIEAFGEGELLFVDRQAMRHNRSLHICVLVGTGLLTLGGVLMAGGILMSNFSTTPIKQEDSRGERKGKTRVPSAVRSPADPVMKPPSPVSSDGGVSPLARDDKVQQCS; the protein is encoded by the exons ATGGCCTCTTGCTCTGAGTTTTGTGGGTCCGGTCACACTGTCAACTCCGGCTGTCATGTCTTCGGAGTGCGCTCCTATTTACACCACTTCTATGAAGAGTGCACAGCCTCAATGAGGGAGCAGCAGGAGGACGTTCAGAGCCAGAGATCACCGCTGCGGTGGAGCTCAAGCTTCTGGAAG GTCTCACTTGCTGTTGGAGTCGTGCTCCTGTCAGTGGGGCTGGTGGTCATGACAGTGGGCTATTCCATTCCCACTCGCATTGAGGCTTTCGGTGAGGGTGAACTGCTGTTCGTGGACCGGCAGGCCATGCGTCACAATCGCTCACTTCACATATGCGTGCTGGTCGGGACGGGGCTTCTTACTCTGGGTGGGGTTCTGATGGCAGGTGGAATCCTGATGTCTAACTTCTCCACAACTCCCATAAAACAGGAAGACTCGAGAGGAGAACGCAAGGGGAAAACCAGAGTCCCAAGTGCAGTGAGAAGCCCAGCAGACCCTGTAATGAAGCCTCCCAGCCCGGTCTCTAGTGACGGAGGAGTATCTCCTCTCGCTAGGGACGATAAAGTTCAGCAGTGCTCGTAA